In Oryzias melastigma strain HK-1 linkage group LG16, ASM292280v2, whole genome shotgun sequence, a single genomic region encodes these proteins:
- the LOC112143860 gene encoding sperm acrosome membrane-associated protein 6 isoform X3 — MASFVFRFLCVTLLFWPSQSCFQCFVAPQDTLRLCWGHVLIQSNAKNVDACYRKVDRIFNNNEKMMEAARVGGGFDKKLKEILLADIMPMVQEFDQKLNSETVYEQRFQTAADNFIAAASKLPRASGCFPPCGYQSAGAVYNCETCSYDSCEFPLDCPVEEIEVMENSRSRLWCDVPFDLPADIEVIWRFAEGVKTQQLEEFKEVTVGVDRLYSIPSTSSQHQGTYQCEIYTGRLSIVRLYFYITGGQLRPAPEGSPDSILPRLSFLLIACLTCSLLLLFLSLGTLIWSFIPEKEVVIANEEEDSVL; from the exons atggcCTCATTTGTTTTCcgttttttgtgtgtgactcTGTTGTTCTGGCCCTCTCAGAGCTGCTTCCAGTGCTTTGTGGCTCCGCAAGACACTCTTCGTCTATGCTGGGGTCACGTTTTAATTCAGTCCAACGCTAAGAACGTTGATGCGTGTTACAGGAAAGTGGACCGCATTTTTAATAACAACGAGAAGATGATGGAGGCTGCCAGAGTAg GTGGAGGCTTCGACAAGAAGCTGAAGGAGATTCTACTAGCAGACATAATGCCCATGGTGCAAGAGTTTGATCAGAAGCTGAACAGtg AGACAGTGTATGAGCAAAGGTTTCAGACAGCAGCAGACAATTTCATCGCAGCTGCCTCCAAACTGCCTAGAG ccTCGGGGTGTTTCCCTCCATGCG GTTATCAGAGTGCAGGTGCCGTGTACAACTGTGAGACCTGCTCGTACGACTCCTGTGAGTTTCCTCTCGACTGTCCAG TGGAAGAAATTGAAGTAATGGAGAACAGCAGGAGCCGGCTGTGGTGCGATGTGCCGTTTGACCTGCCAGCTGATATTGAGGTGATCTGGAGGTTTGCAGAGGGG GTTAAAACCCAGCAGCTGGAGGAGTTTAAAGAAGTGACTGTAGGAGTGGACCGGCTCTACTCCATCCCCTCAACCAGCTCACAGCATCAGGGCACTTACCAGTGTGAGATTTACACCGGCCGCCTCTCCATCGTCAGACTGTACTTCTACATCACAG GAGGGCAGTTACGCCCTGCGCCTGAAGGTTCTCCCGACTCCATCCTCCCTCGTCTCTCGTTTCTTCTCATCGCCTGTTTAACCTGTTCACTGCTGCTACTCTTCCTCTCTCTGGG GACTTTAATTTGGTCGTTCATACCAGAAAAGGAGGTTGTGATCGCAAATGAGGAGGAGGATTCAGTGTTGTGA
- the LOC112143860 gene encoding sperm acrosome membrane-associated protein 6 isoform X2 yields MASFVFRFLCVTLLFWPSQSCFQCFVAPQDTLRLCWGHVLIQSNAKNVDACYRKVDRIFNNNEKMMEAARVGGGFDKKLKEILLADIMPMVQEFDQKLNSETVYEQRFQTAADNFIAAASKLPRASGCFPPCGYQSAGAVYNCETCSYDSCEFPLDCPVEEIEVMENSRSRLWCDVPFDLPADIEVIWRFAEGQLEEFKEVTVGVDRLYSIPSTSSQHQGTYQCEIYTGRLSIVRLYFYITVTPQAVVGHTELQEIFDLSLLPGGQLRPAPEGSPDSILPRLSFLLIACLTCSLLLLFLSLGTLIWSFIPEKEVVIANEEEDSVL; encoded by the exons atggcCTCATTTGTTTTCcgttttttgtgtgtgactcTGTTGTTCTGGCCCTCTCAGAGCTGCTTCCAGTGCTTTGTGGCTCCGCAAGACACTCTTCGTCTATGCTGGGGTCACGTTTTAATTCAGTCCAACGCTAAGAACGTTGATGCGTGTTACAGGAAAGTGGACCGCATTTTTAATAACAACGAGAAGATGATGGAGGCTGCCAGAGTAg GTGGAGGCTTCGACAAGAAGCTGAAGGAGATTCTACTAGCAGACATAATGCCCATGGTGCAAGAGTTTGATCAGAAGCTGAACAGtg AGACAGTGTATGAGCAAAGGTTTCAGACAGCAGCAGACAATTTCATCGCAGCTGCCTCCAAACTGCCTAGAG ccTCGGGGTGTTTCCCTCCATGCG GTTATCAGAGTGCAGGTGCCGTGTACAACTGTGAGACCTGCTCGTACGACTCCTGTGAGTTTCCTCTCGACTGTCCAG TGGAAGAAATTGAAGTAATGGAGAACAGCAGGAGCCGGCTGTGGTGCGATGTGCCGTTTGACCTGCCAGCTGATATTGAGGTGATCTGGAGGTTTGCAGAGGGG CAGCTGGAGGAGTTTAAAGAAGTGACTGTAGGAGTGGACCGGCTCTACTCCATCCCCTCAACCAGCTCACAGCATCAGGGCACTTACCAGTGTGAGATTTACACCGGCCGCCTCTCCATCGTCAGACTGTACTTCTACATCACAG TGACCCCCCAGGCTGTGGTGGGCCACACAGAGCTGCAGGAGATATTTGACCTGTCTCTGCTCCCAGGAGGGCAGTTACGCCCTGCGCCTGAAGGTTCTCCCGACTCCATCCTCCCTCGTCTCTCGTTTCTTCTCATCGCCTGTTTAACCTGTTCACTGCTGCTACTCTTCCTCTCTCTGGG GACTTTAATTTGGTCGTTCATACCAGAAAAGGAGGTTGTGATCGCAAATGAGGAGGAGGATTCAGTGTTGTGA
- the LOC112143860 gene encoding sperm acrosome membrane-associated protein 6 isoform X1 yields the protein MASFVFRFLCVTLLFWPSQSCFQCFVAPQDTLRLCWGHVLIQSNAKNVDACYRKVDRIFNNNEKMMEAARVGGGFDKKLKEILLADIMPMVQEFDQKLNSETVYEQRFQTAADNFIAAASKLPRASGCFPPCGYQSAGAVYNCETCSYDSCEFPLDCPVEEIEVMENSRSRLWCDVPFDLPADIEVIWRFAEGVKTQQLEEFKEVTVGVDRLYSIPSTSSQHQGTYQCEIYTGRLSIVRLYFYITVTPQAVVGHTELQEIFDLSLLPGGQLRPAPEGSPDSILPRLSFLLIACLTCSLLLLFLSLGTLIWSFIPEKEVVIANEEEDSVL from the exons atggcCTCATTTGTTTTCcgttttttgtgtgtgactcTGTTGTTCTGGCCCTCTCAGAGCTGCTTCCAGTGCTTTGTGGCTCCGCAAGACACTCTTCGTCTATGCTGGGGTCACGTTTTAATTCAGTCCAACGCTAAGAACGTTGATGCGTGTTACAGGAAAGTGGACCGCATTTTTAATAACAACGAGAAGATGATGGAGGCTGCCAGAGTAg GTGGAGGCTTCGACAAGAAGCTGAAGGAGATTCTACTAGCAGACATAATGCCCATGGTGCAAGAGTTTGATCAGAAGCTGAACAGtg AGACAGTGTATGAGCAAAGGTTTCAGACAGCAGCAGACAATTTCATCGCAGCTGCCTCCAAACTGCCTAGAG ccTCGGGGTGTTTCCCTCCATGCG GTTATCAGAGTGCAGGTGCCGTGTACAACTGTGAGACCTGCTCGTACGACTCCTGTGAGTTTCCTCTCGACTGTCCAG TGGAAGAAATTGAAGTAATGGAGAACAGCAGGAGCCGGCTGTGGTGCGATGTGCCGTTTGACCTGCCAGCTGATATTGAGGTGATCTGGAGGTTTGCAGAGGGG GTTAAAACCCAGCAGCTGGAGGAGTTTAAAGAAGTGACTGTAGGAGTGGACCGGCTCTACTCCATCCCCTCAACCAGCTCACAGCATCAGGGCACTTACCAGTGTGAGATTTACACCGGCCGCCTCTCCATCGTCAGACTGTACTTCTACATCACAG TGACCCCCCAGGCTGTGGTGGGCCACACAGAGCTGCAGGAGATATTTGACCTGTCTCTGCTCCCAGGAGGGCAGTTACGCCCTGCGCCTGAAGGTTCTCCCGACTCCATCCTCCCTCGTCTCTCGTTTCTTCTCATCGCCTGTTTAACCTGTTCACTGCTGCTACTCTTCCTCTCTCTGGG GACTTTAATTTGGTCGTTCATACCAGAAAAGGAGGTTGTGATCGCAAATGAGGAGGAGGATTCAGTGTTGTGA
- the LOC112143860 gene encoding sperm acrosome membrane-associated protein 6 isoform X4, whose protein sequence is MASFVFRFLCVTLLFWPSQSCFQCFVAPQDTLRLCWGHVLIQSNAKNVDACYRKVDRIFNNNEKMMEAARVETVYEQRFQTAADNFIAAASKLPRASGCFPPCGYQSAGAVYNCETCSYDSCEFPLDCPVEEIEVMENSRSRLWCDVPFDLPADIEVIWRFAEGVKTQQLEEFKEVTVGVDRLYSIPSTSSQHQGTYQCEIYTGRLSIVRLYFYITVTPQAVVGHTELQEIFDLSLLPGGQLRPAPEGSPDSILPRLSFLLIACLTCSLLLLFLSLGTLIWSFIPEKEVVIANEEEDSVL, encoded by the exons atggcCTCATTTGTTTTCcgttttttgtgtgtgactcTGTTGTTCTGGCCCTCTCAGAGCTGCTTCCAGTGCTTTGTGGCTCCGCAAGACACTCTTCGTCTATGCTGGGGTCACGTTTTAATTCAGTCCAACGCTAAGAACGTTGATGCGTGTTACAGGAAAGTGGACCGCATTTTTAATAACAACGAGAAGATGATGGAGGCTGCCAGAGTAg AGACAGTGTATGAGCAAAGGTTTCAGACAGCAGCAGACAATTTCATCGCAGCTGCCTCCAAACTGCCTAGAG ccTCGGGGTGTTTCCCTCCATGCG GTTATCAGAGTGCAGGTGCCGTGTACAACTGTGAGACCTGCTCGTACGACTCCTGTGAGTTTCCTCTCGACTGTCCAG TGGAAGAAATTGAAGTAATGGAGAACAGCAGGAGCCGGCTGTGGTGCGATGTGCCGTTTGACCTGCCAGCTGATATTGAGGTGATCTGGAGGTTTGCAGAGGGG GTTAAAACCCAGCAGCTGGAGGAGTTTAAAGAAGTGACTGTAGGAGTGGACCGGCTCTACTCCATCCCCTCAACCAGCTCACAGCATCAGGGCACTTACCAGTGTGAGATTTACACCGGCCGCCTCTCCATCGTCAGACTGTACTTCTACATCACAG TGACCCCCCAGGCTGTGGTGGGCCACACAGAGCTGCAGGAGATATTTGACCTGTCTCTGCTCCCAGGAGGGCAGTTACGCCCTGCGCCTGAAGGTTCTCCCGACTCCATCCTCCCTCGTCTCTCGTTTCTTCTCATCGCCTGTTTAACCTGTTCACTGCTGCTACTCTTCCTCTCTCTGGG GACTTTAATTTGGTCGTTCATACCAGAAAAGGAGGTTGTGATCGCAAATGAGGAGGAGGATTCAGTGTTGTGA
- the LOC112143860 gene encoding sperm acrosome membrane-associated protein 6 isoform X5, with protein MASFVFRFLCVTLLFWPSQSCFQCFVAPQDTLRLCWGHVLIQSNAKNVDACYRKVDRIFNNNEKMMEAARVASGCFPPCGYQSAGAVYNCETCSYDSCEFPLDCPVEEIEVMENSRSRLWCDVPFDLPADIEVIWRFAEGVKTQQLEEFKEVTVGVDRLYSIPSTSSQHQGTYQCEIYTGRLSIVRLYFYITVTPQAVVGHTELQEIFDLSLLPGGQLRPAPEGSPDSILPRLSFLLIACLTCSLLLLFLSLGTLIWSFIPEKEVVIANEEEDSVL; from the exons atggcCTCATTTGTTTTCcgttttttgtgtgtgactcTGTTGTTCTGGCCCTCTCAGAGCTGCTTCCAGTGCTTTGTGGCTCCGCAAGACACTCTTCGTCTATGCTGGGGTCACGTTTTAATTCAGTCCAACGCTAAGAACGTTGATGCGTGTTACAGGAAAGTGGACCGCATTTTTAATAACAACGAGAAGATGATGGAGGCTGCCAGAGTAg ccTCGGGGTGTTTCCCTCCATGCG GTTATCAGAGTGCAGGTGCCGTGTACAACTGTGAGACCTGCTCGTACGACTCCTGTGAGTTTCCTCTCGACTGTCCAG TGGAAGAAATTGAAGTAATGGAGAACAGCAGGAGCCGGCTGTGGTGCGATGTGCCGTTTGACCTGCCAGCTGATATTGAGGTGATCTGGAGGTTTGCAGAGGGG GTTAAAACCCAGCAGCTGGAGGAGTTTAAAGAAGTGACTGTAGGAGTGGACCGGCTCTACTCCATCCCCTCAACCAGCTCACAGCATCAGGGCACTTACCAGTGTGAGATTTACACCGGCCGCCTCTCCATCGTCAGACTGTACTTCTACATCACAG TGACCCCCCAGGCTGTGGTGGGCCACACAGAGCTGCAGGAGATATTTGACCTGTCTCTGCTCCCAGGAGGGCAGTTACGCCCTGCGCCTGAAGGTTCTCCCGACTCCATCCTCCCTCGTCTCTCGTTTCTTCTCATCGCCTGTTTAACCTGTTCACTGCTGCTACTCTTCCTCTCTCTGGG GACTTTAATTTGGTCGTTCATACCAGAAAAGGAGGTTGTGATCGCAAATGAGGAGGAGGATTCAGTGTTGTGA
- the LOC112143860 gene encoding sperm acrosome membrane-associated protein 6 isoform X6 — protein sequence MPMVQEFDQKLNSETVYEQRFQTAADNFIAAASKLPRASGCFPPCGYQSAGAVYNCETCSYDSCEFPLDCPVEEIEVMENSRSRLWCDVPFDLPADIEVIWRFAEGVKTQQLEEFKEVTVGVDRLYSIPSTSSQHQGTYQCEIYTGRLSIVRLYFYITVTPQAVVGHTELQEIFDLSLLPGGQLRPAPEGSPDSILPRLSFLLIACLTCSLLLLFLSLGTLIWSFIPEKEVVIANEEEDSVL from the exons ATGCCCATGGTGCAAGAGTTTGATCAGAAGCTGAACAGtg AGACAGTGTATGAGCAAAGGTTTCAGACAGCAGCAGACAATTTCATCGCAGCTGCCTCCAAACTGCCTAGAG ccTCGGGGTGTTTCCCTCCATGCG GTTATCAGAGTGCAGGTGCCGTGTACAACTGTGAGACCTGCTCGTACGACTCCTGTGAGTTTCCTCTCGACTGTCCAG TGGAAGAAATTGAAGTAATGGAGAACAGCAGGAGCCGGCTGTGGTGCGATGTGCCGTTTGACCTGCCAGCTGATATTGAGGTGATCTGGAGGTTTGCAGAGGGG GTTAAAACCCAGCAGCTGGAGGAGTTTAAAGAAGTGACTGTAGGAGTGGACCGGCTCTACTCCATCCCCTCAACCAGCTCACAGCATCAGGGCACTTACCAGTGTGAGATTTACACCGGCCGCCTCTCCATCGTCAGACTGTACTTCTACATCACAG TGACCCCCCAGGCTGTGGTGGGCCACACAGAGCTGCAGGAGATATTTGACCTGTCTCTGCTCCCAGGAGGGCAGTTACGCCCTGCGCCTGAAGGTTCTCCCGACTCCATCCTCCCTCGTCTCTCGTTTCTTCTCATCGCCTGTTTAACCTGTTCACTGCTGCTACTCTTCCTCTCTCTGGG GACTTTAATTTGGTCGTTCATACCAGAAAAGGAGGTTGTGATCGCAAATGAGGAGGAGGATTCAGTGTTGTGA
- the has1 gene encoding hyaluronan synthase 1, with protein sequence MDPKPLLLKLGSIIRAILTFLFALLVLGVMVWAYVAGFQLVTSSYDIISFGFYGLLLSLHVLVQSLFAFIEHRRMRARTKPCTFTKTIGFTISAYQEDPVYLRECLNSVKALKYPPELLRIVMVIDGNSEDDHYMMDMFKEVFAEYDPGLYVWRNNYHSWDPTQVEQDVEMATVTGGDADHTMTDDLQRYEVERLIQTKRCVCIMQKWGGKREVMYTAFKALGSSVDYVQVCDSDTKLDSLATVELCKVLESNSRYGAVGGDVMILNMKDSYISFMSSLRYWMAFNIERACQSFFNCVSCISGPLGLYRNDVLQQFLESWYNQKFLGTHCTFGDDRHLTNRMLSMGYATKYTAQSKCYTETPAQFLRWLSQQTRWTKSYFREWLYNAMWWHKHHLWMTYESIVSGIFPFFVTATIIQLFWSGTLWDILWILCCIQLIGLVKATYACILRQDPVMVFMSLYSALYMTSLLPAKYFAILTMTKSSWGTSGRRKIVGNYMPLLPLSVWAAILLSGFGNTIYKESQMDWQTLAKLLETKFLIYGCVAYICYWIIMMFLYWVLFRKVCKRRSQDYTLNV encoded by the exons ATGGATCCGAAACCTCTGTTATTAAAGCTGGGCTCAATAATCCGTGCCATCCTCACTTTCCTCTTTGCTTTGCTGGTTCTGGGTGTCATGGTGTGGGCCTATGTTGCTGGTTTCCAGTTAGTAACATCCAGCTACGACATCATCTCCTTTGGTTTTTATGgactcctcctctccctccatgTGCTTGTTCAGAGCCTCTTCGCCTTCATTGAGCACAGGCGAATGAGAGCCCGCACAAAGCCCTGCACGTTCACCAAAACCATCGGTTTCACCATATCTGCTTACCAGGAAGACCCCGTCTATCTCAGGGAGTGCCTCAACTCTGTCAAGGCCCTCAAGTATCCGCCGGAGCTGCTGCGTATCGTCATGGTGATCGACGGGAACTCTGAGGATGACCACTACATGATGGATATGTTTAAAGAGGTGTTTGCTGAATATGATCCTGGACTCTATGTGTGGAGAAACAATTATCATTCGTGGGATCCCACCCAGGTTGAGCAGGATGTAGAAATGGCTACAGTGACAGGAGGGGATGCTGATCATACAATGACAGATGATTTACAACGATATGAAGTTGAGCGGCTGATCCAGACCAAGAGGTGTGTGTGCATCATGCAGAAATGGGGAGGAAAGCGTGAAGTGATGTACACAGCCTTTAAAGCTCTCGGCTCTTCAGTCGACTATGTGCAG GTGTGTGACTCTGACACAAAGCTGGACTCGTTGGCCACTGTAGAGCTGTGCAAGGTGCTAGAGAGTAACTCCAGGTACGGTGCAGTGGGAGGAGATGTGATGATCCTCAACATGAAAGACTCTTACATCAGCTTCATGAGCAGTCTCAGGTACTGGATGGCTTTCAACATTGAAAGAGCCTGCCAGTCTTTCTTCAACTGCGTGTCTTGCATCAGTGGTCCTCTGG GTCTGTATAGGAATGATGTTCTGCAGCAGTTTCTGGAGTCATGGTACAATCAGAAGTTTCTGGGAACTCACTGCACGTTTGGGGATGACAGACATCTCACGAATCGAATGCTGAGCATGGGCTATGCAACAAA ATACACAGCACAGTCAAAGTGCTACACAGAAACCCCTGCTCAGTTTCTGCGGTGGCTCAGCCAACAGACTCGCTGGACTAAGTCCTACTTCCGTGAGTGGCTCTACAACGCCATGTGGTGGCACAAGCACCACCTATGGATGACCTACGAGTCCATCGTTTCAGGTATCTTCCCGTTCTTTGTCACGGCGACCATCATCCAGCTGTTCTGGTCAGGCACGCTGTGGGACATCCTGTGGATCCTGTGCTGCATTCAGCTCATTGGGCTGGTGAAAGCCACCTATGCCTGCATCCTGCGGCAAGACCCGGTGATGGTGTTTATGTCGCTGTACTCAGCCCTGTACATGACCAGTTTGCTGCCTGCAAAGTACTTTGCCATTCTCACGATGACTAAAAGCAGCTGGGGAACCTCAGGCAGGCGTAAAATAGTGGGAAACTACATGCCCCTCCTGCCCCTGTCTGTGTGGGCTGCTATTTTATTGAGCGGATTTGGGAACACTATCTATAAAGAGAGTCAGATGGACTGGCAAACTCTAGCAAAGTTACTAGAGACAAAGTTTCTTATCTATGGGTGTGTGGCATATATATGCTACTGGATCattatgatgtttttgtacTGGGTGTTGTTCCGTAAAGTCTGCAAAAGACGCTCTCAAGATTACACATTAAATGTGTAG